The following proteins are encoded in a genomic region of Danio rerio strain Tuebingen ecotype United States chromosome 16, GRCz12tu, whole genome shotgun sequence:
- the LOC141378085 gene encoding uncharacterized protein, which produces MMESSKHQALRIVSWNTMGIRYTKEKSSKLQLVLDDLARLKADVAFLQETHIGPKCYKALEDIPGWRSYFTVHHPRSKGVAILIKKGTIFRYLCHDEDYSGGYIVLFCRFHAQLYTLVNVYNHQADRDMLGRLRDYLTAINTKGVLVVGGDFNTVLDPAFDRRSSADQAYQSSLRSILEDFTQFLSLEDVFALRHPMEEGFTRSQSQSHSRLDMFFLPENITQYVKKCKNVKGTMRKSTTGNKRISDHDPLVLELNIPPLLEYKIPEVASMLTGFKHDGAPDRRAGKINAAEILNAIRSLPDSQQQPPDKLSVYDYKKNDLPLTEILKINYNLMLKNKYVPECFVESLPNSDGSFNIDYLIFTRILAKRLKVFLTPSFRKVNRVSHSGCIVVTLAKGPQKIKRTFLQESLLSLKHITPIPPKDFSILENLLPKSHDYRKLRQGCTLTTNIFTMALKHLGNKIKATSKSSDNISICNHRQSLLIYTDNENIGRILKLLKEFNKSSGLIINFSPKPR; this is translated from the coding sequence ATGATGGAGTCATCAAAACACCAGGCATTACGTATTGTCTCTTGGAACACTATGGGAATCAGGTACACAAAAGAAAAAAGCTCCAAGCTCCAGCTTGTGTTGGATGATCTCGCCAGATTGAAGGCTGATGTTGCCTTTCTACAAGAAACTCATATTGGACCGAAGTGTTACAAGGCACTAGAGGACATACCAGGCTGGAGGTCTTACTTCACTGTCCACCATCCTCGCAGCAAAGGAGTTGCTATCTTGATAAAGAAAGGAACAATATTTCGCTACCTTTGCCATGACGAGGATTACAGCGGAGGTTATATTGTCCTCTTCTGCCGTTTTCATGCTCAGTTGTATACTCTTGTTAATGTGTACAATCACCAGGCAGACAGAGATATGCTGGGCAGACTGAGAGACTATTTGACAGCTATTAACACTAAAGGTGTGCTTGTGGTTGGTGGAGACTTCAACACAGTTCTGGACCCAGCATTTGACAGGAGATCATCAGCAGATCAAGCTTATCAATCCTCATTAAGAAGCATTCTTGAAGACTTCACACAATTTCTGAGTCTTGAAGATGTATTTGCATTAAGGCACCCAATGGAAGAAGGCTTCACACGATCTCAGAGTCAGAGTCATTCAAGGCTGGATATGTTTTTTCTGCCAGAGAACATAACACAGTATGTCAAAAAATGTAAGAATGTTAAAGGAACAATGAGAAAATCTACAACTGGAAACAAAAGGATCTCTGATCACGATCCTTTAGTTTTAGAGCTAAACATTCCTCCATTGTTGGAATATAAAATACCGGAAGTCGCCTCAATGTTGACGGGATTTAAACATGATGGAGCTCCAGACAGAAGAGCTGGGAAAATAAATGCTGCAGAAATACTTAATGCCATCAGATCTTTACCTGACTCACAGCAGCAACCACCAGATAAGCTCAGTGTTTATGACTACAAGAAGAATGATCTTCCACTGACAGAAATCCTAAAGATAAACTACAACTTAATGCTCAAGAATAAATATGTTCCTGAATGTTTTGTAGAGTCATTGCCTAATTCAGACGGTAGTTTCAACATTGACTATTTGATTTTCACTCGCATTTTAGCCAAACGCCTAAAGGTGTTTCTAACACCTTCTTTTAGGAAAGTAAACAGAGTGTCACACAGTGGTTGCATTGTTGTAACTTTAGCAAAAGGCCCCCAAAAAATCAAGAGGACTTTCTTGCAGGAAAGTCTCTTGTCTCTTAAACACATTACTCCTATACCTCCAAAAGACTTTAGCATTCTGGAGAATCTCCTCCCCAAGTCTCATGACTACAGAAAACTTCGTCAAGGCTGCACTCTGACCACAAACATTTTCACAATGGCATTGAAACACCTGGGAAATAAGATTAAGGCAACAAGCAAAAGCTCTGACAACATCAGTATCTGCAACCACAGACAGTCCTTGTTAATCTATACAGATAATGAGAACATTGGCAGGATTCTTAAATTGTTGAAAGAATTTAATAAAAGTTCTGGTTTAATAATCAACTTCAGCCCCAAGCCACGATAA